ACCTTGCGCTCGCGGGCGTAGCGGATCGCCGCGATCTTCCCCTCGATCCCGCGGATGCCGAAGCCGCCCGGGACCATGAGGCCGTCGACGCCGTCGAGCAGCCGCTCGGCGCCCTCCTTCTCCACGGCCTCCGCGTCGATCCAGCGCAGGTTCACCCGCGTCTCGTTGGCGACGCCGCCGTGCACGAAGGCCTCCGTCAGGCTCTTGTAGGACTCGCGCAGCTGGATGTACTTGCCGACGAGCGCGATCTCGACCTCGGCCTTCGGCTGGTAGATGCGGCGCACGATCTCCTCCCACGTCGAGAGGTCCGGGCGCTTGGTCCAGATGTTGAGCAGGCGCGTGATCTTCTCGTCGATCCCCTCCTCGTGCAGCGCGAGGGGGACCTCGTAGATCGTCTCGACGTCGCGGCCGGTGACGACCGCGTCGGGGGTGACGTTGCAGAAGAGCGCGATCTTGGCCTTGAGCTCCGGCGCGAGCTGGCGGTCGGCGCGGCAGAAGAGGATGTTCGGCTGGATGCCGATCTCGCGCAGCATCTTCACGCTGTGCTGGGTCGGCTTGGTCTTGAGCTCCCCGGCCTTGCCCAGGTGCGGCACGAGGGTCAGGTGGATGGCGATCGCGTTCTCGGGGCCGACCTCCCACATGAACTGGCGCATCGCCTCGAGGAAGGGCAGGCTCTCGATGTCGCCGACGGTGCCGCCGATCTCGACGATCACCACGTCCACGTCCTGCACCTTGCGGAAGTCGGCCATGATCTCGTCGGTGATGTGCGGGATGATCTGGACCGTGCCGCCGAGGTAGTCCCCGCGGCGCTCCTTCGTGATCACCGAGTAGTAGATCTGGCCGGTCGTGAAGTTGTTGTCCCGCCCCATCCGCGCGTGGGTGAAGCG
The genomic region above belongs to bacterium and contains:
- a CDS encoding CTP synthase — protein: MEKNKSATKYIFVTGGVVSSLGKGLAAASIGALLEARGLKVTFLKLDPYINVDPGTMSPYQHGEVFVTDDGAETDLDLGHYERFTHARMGRDNNFTTGQIYYSVITKERRGDYLGGTVQIIPHITDEIMADFRKVQDVDVVIVEIGGTVGDIESLPFLEAMRQFMWEVGPENAIAIHLTLVPHLGKAGELKTKPTQHSVKMLREIGIQPNILFCRADRQLAPELKAKIALFCNVTPDAVVTGRDVETIYEVPLALHEEGIDEKITRLLNIWTKRPDLSTWEEIVRRIYQPKAEVEIALVGKYIQLRESYKSLTEAFVHGGVANETRVNLRWIDAEAVEKEGAERLLDGVDGLMVPGGFGIRGIEGKIAAIRYARERKVPFFGICLGMQCAVIEFGRTVLGLAGANSSEFDEKTPHPVIDLLPEQHGVTTKGGTMRLGAYPCALQPGTLAREAYGQDEIQERHRHRFEFNNAYREQFLAAGMVLSGIYPGRALVEIVELPGHPWFLGCQFHPEFKSRPWAAHPLFREFVKAARNRREQGSPAAGHAAETQRS